In one Takifugu flavidus isolate HTHZ2018 chromosome 9, ASM371156v2, whole genome shotgun sequence genomic region, the following are encoded:
- the grxcr1a gene encoding glutaredoxin domain-containing cysteine-rich protein 1: MEETMLTDGQEKPQKRVRFRVASGNSGRILKEMFKDEGPSDSLDSDCTSSSDADRASTPSTSGDLQGHLYGYPGSELDEGGCEPDDLLMYAGATKDWTFTTKRVNILSKNGTVRGVKHKVSAGQTLFENLPSSNSMELSLECGRIVIYTTSFRVVRTTFERCELVRKIFQNHRVKFVERNIALDCEYGKELEERCKRVGEPPSLPVVFIDGHYLGGAEKILSMNESGELQDLLIKIERVQHPHMCQTCGDFAFIPCPMCHGSKMSVFRNCFTDSFKALKCTSCNENGLQPCGSCSK, from the exons AGCGGGTCAGGTTCCGCGTGGCTTCAGGGAACAGCGGTCGCATCCTCAAGGAGATGTTCAAGGATGAGGGGCCTTCAGACTCCCTGGATTCAGACTGCACCAGCAGCTCCGATGCTGACCGGGCCAGCACGCCCTCCACCAGCGGAGACCTGCAGGGACACCTGTACGGCTACCCGGGCTCTGAGCTTGATGAGGGCGGGTGTGAGCCCGATGACCTGCTCATGTACGCAGGGGCTACCAAGGACTGGACCTTCACCACAAAAAGAGTGAACATCCTCAGCAAAAATGGGACAGTGAGAGGGGTCAAACACAAAGTGAGCGCGGGTCAGACCCTGTTTGAGAACCTTCCCAGTTCTAACAGT ATGGAGTTGTCTCTCGAGTGCGGGCGGATCGTGATCTACACCACCAGTTTCCGCGTGGTGAGGACGACCTTTGAGCGCTGTGAGCTGGTGCGGAAGATCTTCCAGAACCACAGAGTGAAGTTTGTGGAGAGGAACATCGCTCTGGACTGTGAATAcgggaaggagctggaggagcgctGCAAACGTGTGGGAGAGCCTCCTTCTTTACCGGTGGTGTTCATTGATGGACACTACCTCGGG GGTGCTGAGAAAATATTGAGCATGAATGAGTCCGGAGAGCTTCAAGACCTTCTGATAAAAATCGAG AGGGTTCAGCATCCCCACATGTGCCAGACCTGTGGGGACTTTGCCTTCATTCCGTGCCCGATGTGCCATGGCAGCAAGATGTCCGTGTTCCGCAACTGCTTCACGGATTCCTTCAAAGCCCTCAAGTGCACTTCCTGCAACGAGAACGGCCTGCAGCCGTGTGGGAGCTGCAGCAAGTGA